The Pecten maximus unplaced genomic scaffold, xPecMax1.1, whole genome shotgun sequence DNA window TGGTTCTccttttttacttttttgtCTGTATCTTTAGTCACATATATAATTTAACAAGTCTTACAGTACCATGCAAATAAACCCAGGAATCTAAGTCTATCGGCATACAAAATACGGTATGAAATTAACATCCAAACTAGCTCCTTATAGTCCACATGCATATGTCACTTTCTGAGTTTGCACTTCGTAACTACTAGTTGTGTACCATAAACCTCGTGCCATATTAACATGAGTATTGGCATCATTTCAGAACATTATCACTTATGttatattctttttaaaaaattatttaatatcaaaCGGATATACAATTCGGGTAAATGCTTCTCCCCCGATATATTTTACACATGATCACgtgtaaaatattcataaaatatattttagatatattcATTCTTCTCTTCTGGAATTCCACAATTCTAGTCCAAGGCATCACTGACAAGACAAGTAACAGTACTAgtataaatttgattttaattttgtaatttctttGACTTCCAGTACCAGTAATGTTTCTCTTAGCCAACAGTATCTGAGGCCGACTGCTCCCCAGATAAGCAAACCcgaaataaaacttaaaatggCTGACAGTCCAGATTACTTCTATTATCACCAAGAGCTTTCTTTAACTTGTAGGTGtactgattttgttttatttttttgtttttttgttggttttttttacaACCCCTGGTTTATAACCATGGAACTGCGATCCCGGCGCAATGATGTTGTTTAATTCATGAACCAGCTACATAGTGTATGCATCGCGTTtcaaagatttcaaaatgtatcTGTTTGAGTGTAGATTATAATTTCGTAATAATTCAGATCATAACATCTactagcgctcagcattttgggagtggaaCTACTCGTTTGCCAGTTGTCAGTATATGTGATCGGGTGaagtgtcctgctgggtgttttCGGCTGTATGCTAGCACTAAAAATCGGCAAATGTTCCGGACATACAACAgccttagctgttgataagaATTTGTCGTTTAAAGCTGGAATCGTTCATCCCCAGcaattaattttgtttgaagTATATCATATGACAACATTAGATATCTGCAGTAAATTTGATTGATTGTTTAATGAAACAGTTTCCTGTAATGAGAAAATATGTTCTTCAGTTcctttaattatattttacgATAATTAACCTTAGACGAAGGTACTATTGCGAATCAGAATTTAAAACAATTCTGATCAGTTCGACACTTCTGGTAACCTGATAATGCTACTGATGCAGACACGTGCCACCCATGCACCTGATGCTCTTACCTCAATATATGTCACTCCACCTGAAGTTGATTTgcgataaaaaaaattcttttcgaAAACctcattataattatacataattgtaTCCTGTTCTACTTAGAGTATGAAAACTGATCCATACCACGAGCTTGAAATTTAATCCCAGAGACCAGAGTAAGTTTGGAGAGGAATTAAACAATTATGCCACTTTATTAACGAATACTGatgaaacattttatattgatatcacacaGGAAATATTTAACAGTTCCATACACATGATAACCATATTGCAACTTCAAACAGGGAGAAATGTACCAAACACATGAGGATTAAATTACCACAGCCTCGCCACACAAAAGGAAGGTCGACACTGATCTCGAGGAGATGAATTTATAACtgaataaaaattttaaataatttcaaacaatatGCACTCTTTACAAGATTAGAACCTCGATATTGAAAGTAATATTAACTGACAATACTATGAACTGAACGAAGCATAAAGACATAAAGACACCTCCAAACTGGCCACTCGGTCCAAAGTCAGCATAGGTGATAAGTTACGATGCTATGTtttgattatcaatatataaGAACCTTTAATAGTAAGTACGTTTTTCGCTCGTTACTTACGTGTATTGACATAGGTAATCGGAGCCCCTGTCCCCGGTGTCGTCGTTATGACTTGCCCGGGAACAGACTGTCGGCTGGAGTTCACACAGTACACACAGATGAGTACGATAAATGCTATAAACAGTCCCACTCCAACGAGACAGCCTATTACTATTCCGGCAATGACTCCTCCTGTAGTGTTGGACCTGCAGGAATATTAAATACAGTATTGGTACTGTTAAACAATATCATCTTATTCACTTTCATCACAAAATCAACTCTTCATTCAATGAATTTCTTCGTATGATACTTATGCATATACCACGCGCATAAGATATCCTGGGGCGTTCATTATTAGCTCCGCAATCAGAAATAGATTATACATCATTATGAGGACAATCATGTTACGTCACGAATTGCAAATGGCGCAACAAATTGAGTGCATTCGTTTGGTTTTGTCATCAATATTTTGCCTTTAAAACCTGTCAAACTTTGATCTTTGTGAACTTCGTGATGtataaaaaatcttaaatttcttttcaatttacGTTAGATCTCATGAAACTTGCTTTcatatttgttcaaatgaattggAAACAAATACAGTCACACACACGTACATCGGCTACACATtatcatgatgtcatacaacGAAAGTGCTTATAGTGTTACACAGCAACTTGCGAGACTAAAGTACATATCAGGGATCATTAATATGTCTTAAGTGTAATAAGCATACACGACGACCTGTTTATTGCGTATTGTAAATTCCCTGTTAAAAGTAATATAAAGTGCCCTGCAAACGTTAACCATGATATCATTaagttgtttataaatatacataaaccCTTTATTTTCCGTGACATAAACGCATCTTTAAACACAACAAGGAGTGAattaatgatttacatatacatCGGTTATGGTCTATTTCCGGTTCCGGTTTGTACTCACACATAATCCACGTAGTTGTAGTAATCCACGTAGCTGTCTGTACAACAGTAGGCGTCAACTGTTCCTCCGCAGCACCCGTTGCTGCAGTAGAATGAGTTGCTGGAGTAGTATGTTCTGCTGTACTGATAATTGTAGTAGGAGTAGGTAGAGTAACAATCCACGGCCAAGGCTACTCCTGAAAAAAGAAACACCAATTTAGCATATTATTGATagatattatgtatttattgtataaaaagCAATGTTTAGGATAATACAGTTGCTGACACCTACTTCAGAGACATTTAAGAGATCATTAATGTATCTTCTGTCCTCATTTAAACATTTgggatttgttttgtttttttgtttttttgtttttttcatttcccTTCTGTCATTCACATTCTCAATCTTTTCTTTCCTTCTCTGTCTGTATTTGTTTTCTGTCCTTAGTATCTGTTTTACATACGCTCCACTAGATGGTCCAAAGACGTTATAACCCGTGAactaaacaacaaacaaacaaaacaaacacacgAAATCTTTAACATCAAGGAAGTGAGAAAAATGTGACATGAGACTAAAATCTTCAAGAAAATGCGAGTATATCTAATGAGTTAATCTAAACCTTTTAAGCATTTTTCATGAACCATGCTTTATATCCAATAACTGGTTACAATTTAAaagtttttcttaaaattaaatttcattagGCAATAAACCATTGATACCACTTTAGTTTTGTTCTTTATACGAGGGAAGAtttatatgttgtgagccttgtattgaaggaggtactcaaggatgttctttttaagtcctactattctctgactaagaaaaggagttctataaaagtggcattgaggtcCTTAAACACCGCTGACAAAAGTGTATGGATAGTGAAGGGGATTATATTGAGAAATAATCCTTCGAttcgaggctcacaacatatcaatcagccctcgtatcgTGTATCGGCATCATGTTAGGTACCATATGGATACCTGGCTATGTTTATCACAAAGAAACAATTACAAACACCGTTTGTTCTTATCAAATTTAACAAATGATACACTAAGGTGTGATGTTTAAACGTTTTCCTCCATctaaataatacatgtatttgtgtgtgtggAAAACATCGGATGTCCCTAAAATGTTATTTCAccggttgttttttttttataagagtACGGTAGGAAAAGTTAGATCAAGTGGGAGGCCGTCAAAATATTGTCGGCTACGATGATAAATAATTGACATATTGCATTGTTATCATCTGCACATTATTTGAATGAAGGAATACAAATTAAGAGGTTAACACATTTACTAGTATTGCTGTCAATCTATGATCGCCATGAATACAAAGGATATTAAGATGTAATGACATATTATCCTAGAAAAGATAAATAACATCTTTTATTTAGTACCTGTAACATATGGAGTCCTTACATTAGAGTTGTATTAAAGGTAACAAATATGCacaatattgaatataaaactgCAGCATAGAGCTGTTTCGTCATTGTAGTACTCGTTAGTGAAACCAGGGGTCAACAATATGATCATTCATCAGGAAAATCAGGAAAAAGGCCTCAGTCAATAATAAATTTTAGGTCTGAGAGTGCATTATTGATCCACACAATTCATCAAAATCGTAACAATTTAGATGTTCGATGAAGTACTGTATACCGTTTAAATTGCAGAGGACATTTTTTTACGGTTGACCGACATACATAGCTAGTCAAAACTAGTTCGGGGAATTAAAGTTCGCGTAACATGGTTTTGTAAACAGTATGAAGTATTAAACACCTATTTACGTGTTTGTGTACATACAGAAATATTCGCtgttttcatttctttctttttttcgcGCTAATGACCGCGAATTTAGCAAAATTAAACCCTCGCGAACATTAACAGATAAATAACtttaatatatattcttttGAGGAATATCGTGACGTCTTAATGCCTTATGAGTTCTCTGTATTTTGCAATGTGATTCATTGCATCCGGGTACTTTCTATTGTCTATTAATATCGTTTTTTTCATTCAATGGATGATATATTTCGTTTGTATCATTGCAGATTTTCTTCATTATAAGTCTTTAATAAGGCACGTTTTTTTCACTAGGTATCcactttttttatataaaaatagcCTCCGTGTACTAGACTCAATACCTTTCGTGAAGTATTCATATAACATTGATTGCAATGCCGAAGCAGTGTCACACCCGTACGACCAAAGTACTAATTGCAATTATAACTAAAACTAAACGCCTACCTGTACAATACATAAAGGCGGTAATTAGCGTACAATACATTCAGTCATTGTAGACGTTTGTAATAGCTAATAAGTCGATTTTAATCAAAGCTCCAGTCCTTAGGCATATCTATCTAAGCGTATCGTCTATCAACAACAGAATTTTCAGTGTATAGGGAGCTACCGGATTTGACATTTTATGCCGTTCAGCGTCCCTGGACACCAGATTACGGGACCGATCTGAACATATTCGGCTGGTATTTTCATCATGGAGAtattttggcagaatttaaGCAGGAAATTAGATTCTGAGcttgtttataatgaaaatatgggcCTGTGTACAGTGTAAAGGGGGCCATAGACCAGGTTAATAGgaaaatatagtatttatttcaatggtagctGTATAACGCGTGTTTCGTAGTCCCgtggtgtgtctggttgttctgtagtcagtaccccggttcgatttttggtgttttttctgGTTGTACTCTTGACTCTAGCCCGGTTCGGTGTTAGGTGATGTgattggttgttctgttgtcactaccccggttcgattTCTGGTGGTTATTTTGGTAGTTTTGTTGTCCCTAGCCCGGCCCactgtcctgtgtgtgtgtttgactcaattatatacaaaaatgctCTTGTCCTAGGTTTTTTTAAGATAAAGGCGAGaaataagggggggggggggggggggggggggggggggggagagataGCAtggagttatctgcccttgatCTTCAGggtatttcttatttgtttatatttttcagtagtacaatatcaatactcttATATGACCAAAAGACATCTATCTGGATTTAAAATTCAgcaagatatttctattttaactaaaaatttgtttcaatttttatgTCCTTTTCTAATACGAATCTCCatctccggtaccaatagaagactTGACCTACCAGCCCAAGACTTGCAGCCAGCCACTTCCTATTTGGACATCATACCCTATGGTCCTATCCTGTCCCAGAaaagttaaatttgaaaaatgtgtacgattctatagggaccacggaaccaaatcaaaaatagaatgtgggttttccccgtttgggcagaagatttaataggaaggtgaatacatcggggcctactgattggatattaagatgagagaagtttccaaagttttaatatgtgggtcgggcaatacatatagatgtaaaatatatagaaaaacagttatttttttgctagcctgtttttgtcagggggaggtaagtaagtgtgtattttgttattaatttagatgaatttttggtgctgatttcaatacaagatggcggcccccatataaaaaaagttcaaattggtagaattttttataattccatttagaggtttccgagatgacatacttcaaaattattgctactggaccagtgttgaaaactccatttaagcagtacagtgataaacgttaacattaccgtctatgggaaatcatttggttccgtggtccctatacGGGATACTGACATGAGAAAAATACCTTGGCGGGCCAGCTGTTGTATACGTAGGGAATGATAAAACAATATGCTGGCACAAATGTTTACCTGTTCCACAGGACTGATAAGGGtgacttatatactgtacatatagttGTCAATACCGTATTCTATAAACTGCATATATGCTACACACAAAACTGTTTACAATTTAACGATAAGGTGAACATTTCAACCCAATTACAAGGCTATCAATGACGTCACCTAACGTCCATCACGGTATAAACAACATGGTGGACAATCACCCAACAAAGGATTTATAACTGTAAGTAAATCCAAGTAAAATGACTTACCTGTTCCTGACAGGAATAATAACAGCGTACCCAGTGCCGCCATGTTGAATCCCAAATGACCTTTCGCAGCAGTTATTTATAACTCTTACGCACAGCTACACGATGTAGTCTGTCGCGGATGAATAGATGTAAATAAACAGGCAGGTGTGTGAGGTAGACATGGATATTTAAACGACATAACTGACAGTATATATCCACCTTTAAAGGGATTTTAACAATGTCATCGTGTGTACTGTAAATACACCAGCCAATAAAAAATGTAGTtacttttaaaaatatgtttctgttctgaacaacaCAGGTATGCGAATAAAGAGTAACACCTGTCAAAGCTGAGCTTTAGAAAATATCGATCAAACTGTAAGGTTTATTGCAAAGGAATATTTTATCAAGGGCCATGAAAGAGTTCAAACAAACATTATGAACACATGTCCATTACTTTCGATACCAGGATTTTTTGTATATCTTACATAATGTATTAACGATGCTTCCTCTACAGCAAGGAATAATATGGTCTTTTGAATAcaataaaatctatatattatacatgtacaaaacacaGTACCAAATTTTCATACTTAACACTTATGCTACCGAGCccaacaaattatttttttctctttaattGGAACAAAACATGTTTGTCGAAGAATATGTTACTTTGTTCTGATTATTTAAGGCTACTTTTATTCATTggtgttattttgatatatagagGAATTTGACGTTAAATTCAaatgtacataatatacatgtatttcacggGTTTGAcaccataaatatatatatttcacgagtgaaAGGTATCGGTATGTTCCGTCATACTTGTGAAACATATGTTTTAATCAACGGAAACCGtccaattttctttttatttcaagtTTTGAAAGAGTAGTACCATCTCTGTGACGCCGTTTCCGTTAACATGacgacgccattttgaatttttctgtttatatctggCAATACACTTGCATGtttgttgtttaaaaaaagttgtttaagaAGTTTAAGCGGTGTAGAATATGTAAGCATCGCATATATAGTTACCAGGTGCTAGCGAACAGTCGCGACATAAATAGAATTTGGGTGGCAGATGACATGAAGGTTGACGGCAAGATAAACGTAGGCAAATTAACGACAATTGATGCTAACTAAACAATTCTCTTTTAAAATTCACAAACGTTTTCATTCAGTCAGTGTTACATTTCGAAATCCTTCACGGCCTTATATAAGGCAGCACACGAATACACCATTCTCACATAGCTTGTGAAGACTGTTTTAGTGCAACACTACGCTGCTTGTGTTCAGTATTCTGGGCAGCGCCAGCAGCTTAATTgttcaataaataatttcaacGCATCTGTTCGTCTTCCCTCTTGTTTATTCCCGGGGTAACAACTAACAATTTACACAAATGCCGGAACACTAATTCCGGAAAAAGAGTTATAGTAATTTACGGAACCAAATCTCCGGATCAGTTTGATCCCACTACATTACATCCCCCCCGGCTTAACAAAATTTACCAAATTTTGGCACAATCAAACTGATTTAAAATTCAtcacataattacatgtaattgaaaataaaattgatctATCAAGTAAAATGTATCCCATTTCTTTGGAACAAAGACAAGAATATATTCATACAAAGTAAGACAGAGTCACTATATAATCATAACAAGTCACAATGAGGTGTTGATATTGATAAATCATGGGATGAAATGAAGGTACAGATAGTTAATAATGAAatagtcatatacatgtactgtgataTCTGATTGCACCAAGTAATACCAAGTAATCAATCAAAGTGTACCACATTCAGGATAAAGTGAAAAATTTATATCACCCTAGTTAATCTCATTCTGacagatataacaataggtaTAGCTCCCTTCTATGTTTGACTGACACAAGTTAACTATCAGAAAAGACTCTTATCCATGATAATAAAGCACACAATTATAACAATTGTTATTACAAAATGTAACGTGGCAATTCAACAGTGCATTTGTTCACAAGTATAGTGCTGATATAGTGTATGCATTTCATTAACTCATAATCATTTACCCACAATCAGTACTTCTCACAATTTCTCCTCATGTGCTAAACCAATGGCAATACCAGTAGGAACAATATAATGTGGTCTGCAAAATACAGTGCATGATGACAAACAATTCAAAGTTATCAAAAATTTCAGCActaacaaagggagataactagtaAAAAATGGTTCAGCACCTATTCTGGCACATATATTCAAACTGACTAGAATTAATACAATTCAAAATCTTAGAAAAACAGTCTACTTCACAAACGGTAAAGGtgaatataacataatataaattCAGAAAATGACTCATTAACATTGTAAAGTTTCAATAACAGGTATTATTTCTGCCTGGAAAATTTACAGAAATACTAAACCTCTTGACAAAAACTAGTAAATTGTCCTCCTAAGAAGGAATGACTTGTAAATATCTAACAATGTCCTTCCAAGTcatatacaatgatttactccAGAATAGGGGGCGGGTGTGCTCTAACAGCTTTATGCATATTCTTGTTTAAGTCACAGGCATCAATCCACACTGCATTTTGTGCAGGTTCTCCAGCAAACTGTAGTAAATACTTCAATGAAGATCCTGACCCCTTTTGACCTATGACACGTTTGACCTTGTAAAATGGAGCACTGTCGGAATCCGTACTAAAAGAGTTCTGAGATTCAGCGACACGGTATCGAACAGGTTTTCCACAAGTTCGTTTGGGACGAACTGGGAAAGATGTTGTGGGCAGAGATTCCTTATTGGAGGGTAGATCATTATCAAAGTGAGAGTTACTAGTTTGACTACCACAATCTACACTGGTTGTATCCTTGCGTGGCAGTTGGGGGTTTTCCGTTTGAATACCACAATCTACACCTGACAAATCCTTTCGTGTAGTGACAGATCCTGTAAGGTATGAACAAGGAGATGGCTGACGGACGTAAGCCATTTTCAGACGATTGACATGAATAGGGTGAGGTTGACATTTCCGAGAAATAGGGTCACTGAGAATGACTCGATGATCAGAACAAACTTGGTCTACAACATAAGGTCCGGTATAGACTGGCTGCAGTTTCTGACCTTTCCCAGTCTGTGTGGAATGTAGGTACACATAGTCTCCTTTGGATAAATGTAGATCCTTTGCTGATGAATTTACCCTATCAACCATTATCTGTTTTGACTGTTCGACATTTTCCAGCACACAAGAACGAATGGTCTTCAGCTTCCTTAAGAATTGTTGCATGTAGATTTCACAATCTGGTGACAGGGAATAGAGATTGTCAGGTTGAATGTGAACCAGAGGGAAACTCGGGCGTTGACCAAACAATATCTCAAAAGGGGCATATCCCAAGCTGGAGTTGACACTAAGGTTGATAGCAAAGACAATAGAAAGTAGAAGGTTATCCCAATTTTTCCGTGTATCATTCACAAAAGGTGTCATCCTTTCCTCAAACGTTTTGTGTAGCCGTTCACAAGCTCCAAGGCAGTGGTGAGCGAAACTAGGAGTGAACTGTTGTTTGATTCCCATGTGTTTGCAAACTTCCTGTGTAACGCGAGCAATAAACTCTGATCCCTGGTCACTGAGTATGGTATGACAAACACCGTATTGACAAAACATCTGATACATTGCTGATGACACAGTCAAAGCATCTTTACTTGGTATAGCTTGAGCATAGAGAAACTTGCTAAACATATCCACAGCCGTAAAGACATACACATTCCCTTTGTAAGTTGTGGGTAGGGGACCAAGCAAATCGACTTGCCACACTTGAAATGGACGACTTGGTGTTGGATATGATGTAATTGATGCTTTTGTATGCACTTTGGTGAGTTTACGACTTTGACATTCTGTACAAGACTTCACATAGTCACTGACATAAGTAGACATTTTAGGAAAGAAGTAATGTTCTTTGATACGGTCCAGGGTGTCGGTGATACCGCCATGAGCTCCTATTACAGAATCATGATACAGTTCTAGTATTGTCTTGATTAATGACTTGGGAACAACAATTTGGTATTGACACATGTCTTTTGTCCGTCGTGATTTCGCGACCCGCGAATGGAGAAGAACACCATCAGCTATTATGTAATCAGATGCTTCCAATAGAATTTGTCGCGACAGTTTCTGCGATAAAGGTAACTCATTGTTCTTGAGATACTTCAGTAGAGGAAGAAGATCCGCATCAGCATGTTGTAGAATCGCAATGCTAGAACGACTGAGATCGGCATTTGCGAGAAATTGGTCAAGTGAGAAATGATTAGTGTCAATCTCGCTGTTAGTGTTAGGCACTGAAGGTTCATCCACAACACCAGTTGAGTCGGTTGGCACATGTTCAGCACCGTGCTCAGTATCATGTGAAACATTCATAGTGTCTTTATCACTAAATAATACAGTGTCACTATTGGAAAGAGTGTCTCTATCACTAGTACTTGTAATATTGTCATTTACAGGAAAAGCATTTATCGCATCCTCAAAATGATCACGATCACTCTCAATCACCTCGCTCGGATGATCCGTCACATCTATGTCTGTAGATACCAGATAATTAGCATCACCTGGAGTTCCCAAGTCTGTATCAACACTATATAGCCCAGATTTCTTGTCATCCTGTGTAGTTTCCCGATAATAGTATGGACACCGCCTTTCAGTGTCGATATCTGTTGACTGTTCCATATGTTCCTGGAAGTGTTCCACATCCTGACTTGGTGTGTGTTCCATATCCTGACCTTCTTTGTGTTCTATATCATGTTCCTTGAAATGTTTCATATTCTGCCTGAAAGACTGGTTTTGTTGATGAAACTTATGGTTTCCCCTGCGTCGCCTAGATAGACATATTTTACGGTCACTTTCCATGTCTGTGTCCGCATCATAACCATCATCAATATGTAATATGGAAGGGGGTGGACGCGCCATTACCTGGATGTTGTTGCTTTGTGGATCAGACAATAATGTTTCCTTAAAAGTTATATTTCCTGTTCTCTCCTCCACATAAGGAAAGAAAGGATCACTGGCAGCTGGACTCTCAAAACCACTGTTGCTCTCTTCTCTGTCTTCTGGTTCCCTAGAAAGTGCATCCGGAACAATCATTTCCTTCCCTGGTTTGTAGTGAATGGTGAAATTAAATTCCTGTAAAATCGCCAGCCACCTATCATATATTGCACCTTTGAGTTTCTTCAAAAAGAGGGGTTTGAGGGCTTGATGGTCACATTCTATAATAAAGTTAGTACCTCTAACATACTGAGCACAGTCTAATACAGCTGTAGTTACTCCCAAAAGCTCAAGTTTAGTAGGCCCATATGACCGTTGGTACCTTGACAGACTTTTTGATCCAAATCTAACGACTTTTGGTACACCATCCGGGTTATCTGTGGTTGgatgattttgatataacatatacccAATTCCTCGGCTAGAAGTATCTACCGCTATCCGAAACTGGAGATCATAGCGAGGGTATGCAAGAGCGGGTGATTTGAGCAATAAGTCTTTTAAGTCTTGAAAGGCCTTCGAATGACTTGGTGTCCAATGGTATTTGACTCCTTTCTTTAGCAAGAAGAAAAGAGGGTCTGCTGTCTCGGCAAACTGTGGTATATACTTCCGAAACCACCCGACTAATCCAAGAAAGCGACGTAATGACTTGGCCGACGTTGGACGACTGTAATCCTGTATAGCCTTTATACGATCTTGCGGTGCTCGAATACCATTCTTTGAAATCAGGTGACCTAAGAACAAACACTCTTCTTGTGCAAAATGACATTTCTGAGGACCAAGTTTAAGACCAGATTCTCTAAATCTTGAAAATACTTCACGAAGATCAGCCATGTGATGATCAAACGAGTCAGAgcaaatgatgacgtcatccaAATAACATAAGACGGACTGGAATGTTAGCCCGCGCAAGACAGTGTCCATAAGTAATTGGAATGAGTTGGGGGCAGTACTGAGCCCCATTGGTAACCGTAGAAACTTATGGGTCCCGAAACAGGTATTGAATGCTGTATAAGGCGAGGACTGTCCATCAATGCCCATTTGGAAGAAACCAGAGCTTAAGTCTATGGAAGTAATAAAGTTTGGAATACAAGATGTGAAAGATTCAGTTAATTCCTGTAAATCTGGTATAGCGTACTTGAATTGTTGTGTCTGCGAATTTAAATAGCGGAAGTCACAACAAAACCGATATTGGGATAGATGGGCTTCCTTTGTTCCAGGAACAGTTCGATCATTTTTCTTGCTCTTTTTGGAAAC harbors:
- the LOC117320980 gene encoding uncharacterized protein LOC117320980, yielding MAALGTLLLFLSGTGVALAVDCYSTYSYYNYQYSRTYYSSNSFYCSNGCCGGTVDAYCCTDSYVDYYNYVDYVSNTTGGVIAGIVIGCLVGVGLFIAFIVLICVYCVNSSRQSVPGQVITTTPGTGAPITYVNTRK